In Melioribacteraceae bacterium, the DNA window GAATTAAGAAACGACCGGCCGAATTCTGAATAAAAATCCCTAGTCCTTGAATAAAGATGCGGCTGAAATACAGCAACCAGTCTCCGGTTCCAGCCCCTTCTAATTCCGTCGAGAGTAACGTTAATTTCTGTCGGGTGGTGGCCATAATCATCAATTACCATTATTTCATTGTCATACTTCTTTTCGAAACGTCTGTAAACTCCGGCGAAAGAACCGAGTGCTTTCTGAATTATATTGAAGCCGACCCCCATCTCATAAGCAATCGTTACAGCTACAAGAGAATTACGGACATTATGAAGCCCGGGTATATTCAATTTAATTCTGCCGAGTTCTCTGCCTTTATATACAAGTGTATATTCCGAAGAATTTTCCTTATGGATAATATCTACAGCGCGAACATCAGCCTGAGGTGTAAGACCATAAGTAAATATTTTCTTATTGATAAGAGGAATAATATCCTGAAGCGCAGGTTCATCCAGACATAGAACAACAAAACCGAAAAACGGAACTTTATTTGCAAATTCAATGAATGCCGATTTAATATCTTCAAGATCTTTATATGTATCCAGGTGTTCTTTTTCGAGAGTTGTTAGAGCTGCGATTACAGGAGTAAGTTTCAGGAATGTCCTGTCGAATTCATCAGCTTCAACAACGATGTACTCTCCTTTTCCAAGACGGGCATTTGTGCCGCCAAGACTGCTCAGTTTACCGCCTACAATTATCGTAGGATCGATAGCCGCTTCGGTAAGAACAAGTCCGACCATCGAAGTAGTAGTTGTTTTTCCGTGAGTACCGGCAATGCCGATACCGTATTTCATCCTCATACACTCAGCTAACATTTCCGAGCGTTTGATCACCGGTATTTTTCTTTCGATAGCAGCTTTAACTTCCGGATTATCAAGATTAACAGCAGAAGAATAGACAACAACATCAGCCTCTTTCAGGTTTTCGGAAGAATGGCCCTCGTAGATTTTAATGCCGAGGCTTTCGAGGCGGTCGGTCACTTCAGTCTTATTGAGGTCGGATCCTGTAATAGTGAATCCCTGACTCAAGAGGATCTCGGCGATACCGCTCATACCGATTCCGCCGATACCGATGAAGTGAACATTCTTTACAGTTTGCATCATCATGATAAAAAATCCTTATAAACTTTCGGCCATTTTAATTATGCTACCGGCAATTATTTTAACGGCGTCCGGTTTTGCAAAGGCCTTAATATTTTCTCTAAGTGAATTCAATTTCATTTCATCCGAAATCAATTCTACAATTACAGGAAAGAGATCCGATTTCAAATTTTTATCTTCAATCATAATTGCAGCAGAGGCATCGCTGATGGCCCTGGCATTCTTTGTCTGATGATCCGCCGCAACATGAGAAGAAGGAACAAAGATTACAGGAATACCGAGAAACGATACTTCGGTAATTGTTGTGGCTCCGGCTCTTGCGATAAGCAGGTCGCAGGCCGAATATGCTGCCGACATATCATCAATAAACCTCATTACCCTTACATTAACTCCCTCAAACTTTTTATACTGCTCATAGTAGAAGGGACCTGTCTGCCAGATCAGTTGAATATTTTTACTAATCAGTTTAGTAACAGAGAGAGCAACAGCTTCGTTAATATCGCGGGCGCCTCCGCTTCCACCGATAATAAGAACCGTTTTTTTATCCGTCGTCAGTGCAAATTTTTTCAGAGCATCGGATTTTGGTATCAAGTTCAGATTCAACCGGACCGGATTACCGGTTAGTTTTAATTTCTGCTGGTCGCGGAAATATTTTTTTGATTCTTCAAACGTTATATGAATCTCATCAGCCTTCTTTTCGAGAAGTCTGTTAGTGACACCCGGATAGCTATTTTGTTCGAGCAGAACTATTTTCGATCCCAGAACAGAAGCGCCCCATACAGCAGGGCCGGAGACATATGCGCCGGATCCAATTGCCACTCTCGGTTTAAATTTCATTGCGATCAAAAGCGATTGAACCATTGAGACGAACAATTTAAGCGGGAAAAGAATATTTGCGAATGTAAGCTTTCGAGAGAATCCGCTTATCCAGATCGACTTAAAATTAAATCCGTATTCGGGAACCACGCGGGATTCAATTTTATCCGCGGTTCCAACAAATAAAATTTCGGCTTCTGGTTTCATCAATTTAATCTGCTGTGCAACTGCAAGAGCAGGATAAAGATGTCCCCCGGTTCCGCCGCCCGCAAATAGAAAACGATATATAGTTGTTCCGCTCATCCTACCTGTGCAATCCTTAATTCTTCTGTTGCCATCGACTGACGGGCAACATTTACAATAATTCCTGTTGATACTGCAAAAAGGATAATAGACGTTCCGCCGAAGCTTATGAAAGGAAGTGTAATACCTGTCGTAGGAAGTATTCCGGTTACCACTCCCGCATTAATAAAAGCACTTAGAATAATGTTGAAACCGAGTCCGAAGACAAGCAGCTGTCCAAATTGATCCTGAGATTTTTTAGCTATTATCAGACAAATAATAAAAAGAACGAGATAGAAGAAGAGAACTGCAACAGTTCCAACAAAGCCCATTTCCTCTCCGAGGATAGAAAAAATAAAATCTCCGTAAGATTCGGGAAGGAAAAGATCGCTTTGCCTGCTGTGTCCTAATCCGAGTCCGAACCAGCCCCCGCTGCCGAGCGCAATTTTAGCCTGTGTAACCTGAATATTAATATCACCGCCGGAGGACAAACTGTTTATATAAGTTAAAACTCTTTCGCGCGAGTGTTTGAATATCATAATTCCGATTGAAGCAATGCCGAAAACGGAAAGGAAAGTAAATCCGATATGCTTAAATCTTGCGCCGCCGATATATAGCAAAGTGAATCCCGTTGCGGCAATTATGAGACTCGTGCTTACATTAGGCTGAATAAGAATCAGTCCGCTTACAACAATTATCCAGATAAGAGGAAAAACAAATCCACCCTTGAATTCGGAAATTTTCTGATCGAACTTTTCAATCATAACCGCCAGATGCATAATCAGAATCAGTTTTGCCGCTTCCGAAGGCTGGAACTGAATAAAACCGAGGTCGATCCATCTTGCAGCCCCTTTCACTTTAGGAGCAAAAAGAAATGTAAATACCAGCAGAGCAATTACACCGATTAAAAGATATTTGCTGTATTTGCGGTAGTTGTCATACGGTATCTGGGCGAAAACCCAGAATAAAAATCCGGCAGCAATAACTTTCCAGAGATGAGATTTGAAAAGGAAATAAATGTTATTGAATTTCGAGATGCTGTATGTACCGCTCGCGGTAAAAACCATAATTGCGCCGAGAAGCATAAATGCAACCACAAGCAGAATGAATATTTTTAATAGACCTTTCATATTATAGATTATTAACCGCCTTTTTGAAAACCCTTCCTCTGTGTTCGTAATCCGTGAACATATCGAAACTGGCGCATGCCGGCGATAACAGAACCACTGAACCGGGTAAAGCCTGCAGCATTGCCGATTCAACACATTCCTCGAGAGAGTTTTTTATTTCCGTTTCAACAATTGATTCAAAAAAACTTTTAACTTTTTCAGCCGAAACACCAATGGCATAGATTTTTTTAACATGCCTGCTGATGAGTGATTCAATCTGTGAATAGTCGTTCCCTTTATCTTTACCGCCGAGTATCAGGTAGATCGGTTTTTCAAAACTCTTAAGCGCGACCACAACGGAATCGACATTAGTAGCTTTGGAATCATTGTAGTATTCAACACCATTAAGTTCGCGGACAAATTCAATTCTGTGCTCAACACCATGAAATGACTGAAACGCCCCGCGGATTTTCAAGTTTGGCAGATTTAATGTTTTAGCCACCGCCAGAACCGCCAGAGCATTAGCCACATTGTGTTCACCTTTTATAAAAAGATCCGTAACCGGACAAACTTCTTCTAAAGCGCCGAACCAGGCAAAAAACATCTTACCGTTTCGAACAAAAGCGCCTGCCGGAACTTCCTTAGTAAGTGAGAAGCTTAATTTCTGAACCCGCCTATTCTGCATTGTACGGGATGTGTTAATATCATCGGCATTAAACAAAAAGAAATTCGATTCATCCTGATAAGCAGTAATTTTTATTTTGGAAGCGATGTATTTTTCAAGTTTATTCTCATAACGGTCCATGTGATCAGGAGTAATATTCAGTATGATCGAGAAAAAGGGTTTGAATTTTTCAGTAAAGTCGAGCTGGAAGCTTGAAGTTTCGAGAGCAACAAATTGATCCTCTTTAACATCCAGAACAATATCGGAAAAGGCATTGCCGATATTTCCGGCCGAATAAGATTTGATTCCGCATTCGTTCAGCGTATGGTTCATAAGAGCCGTTGTAGTTGTTTTTCCGTTAGTACCGGTAATTGCGATTATTCCGCCTTTACAGAACCACGAGGCAAATTCAACCTCGCTAATAATTTTTATTTTTCTTGCAGCCGCGTTTTTTAGTACTACCGAGTCTGTTGGAACACCCGGACTTGTAATGATAAGATCACATTCATAAACTCTTTCCGAATGTCCGCCAAGTTCAAAATCGATTCCTTCCGATTCAAAAAGAGCAATTGATGTTTTCAGTTTTTCCTCGCTACCCGAATCACTTACAAACGGAACAGCGCCGAGTTTTTTTGAGAGTCGTGCAGCGCCAATCCCGCTTCTAACAGCGCCGATAATCGATATTTTCTTCCCTTTTATTTCCATTACCTTATCTTAAATGAAGCGAGACTGATTATTGTTAAAATGATAGTAATGATATAGAACCTTACTACGATTTTGGGTTCAGCCCAATCGAGTTTTTCAAAATGGTGATGAATCGGCGCCATCTTAAAGACTCTTCTGCCTTCTCCGTATTTCCGTTTGGTAAATTTGAAATAGAGGCGTTGGATAATAACAGACAGGGTTTCAGCGAAATAGATGCCACCGAGAATCGGGATAAGAAGATCTTTCTTAATCACAATCATTATTACACCGAAAGCACCGCCCAGCGCTAGCGATCCGGTATCGCCCATAAAAATCTGAGCAGGATAAAAATTGAACCAGAGAAATCCGAGTCCCGCACCGATCAGAGCTGCAATAAAAACGGTAAGTTCACCGCTTCCGGATATGTAAAAAATATTCAGGTAATCGGCGTAAATAACATTGCCCGTCATATAAGAAATTATCGCGAGCGCGAGCATCACAATTATCATCGTTCCAATTGCAAGACCATCCAGGCCGTCAGTAAGATTTACGGCGTTGGAAGTTGCGGTTATAATGAAAATGACCCATGGTATATAGAGGTATGAAAAATCCCAGTTAAGATTTTTGAAAAAGGGCAATGTCGTTTGAGTATTATAGTTCGAGAACTCGGGCAAATAGTAGACTGCCAATCCAACAATAAGTCCAACAAAAATCTGCCCGATCAATTTATAGCGGGCAATCAATCCCTGCGGAAGTTTTTTCACAACTTTAAGATAGTCATCCAGAAATCCGACAATTCCGAGAACAACAGTAGCGAAGAGGACCAGCAGAATAAAAATGCTTTTGATATCGCTCCAGAGGAGAACCGGAAGTACAACAGAGAATAGTATAATCAATCCGCCCATCGTCGGAGTCCCTGCTTTTTTCTTATGAGTAGCTGGTCCTTCTTCGCGAATCGGCTGGTCTACCTGTCTTGCTTTTAATTTTGCAATGATTCTGGGTCCGATATAGAAAGACAAAATCAAAGCGGTAATTGCCGCGAGTGCTGACCGGAAAGTAAGAAACCGGAACAGATCGAATCCGGGCGGATTAAATTTTTCGTTGATGTAATCAAATAGATAGTAGAACATTATTCAAACCTTTTCTCCAGAATGTTTACAAATTCTTCCATCTTCATTCCACGCGAGCCTTTAACCAGAATTACCGAGTTTTCGATCTCCTCATACTTCAGATAGAGAGAAAGTGCCTCGCGTAAATGGAAGTGAATTGATTTAATGTTTCTCTTCCTTAGTTGATCCGTCAGACTTCCCATTGCCTTACCTACGGTAAGGACAAACAGTTGTTTGTCGTATGTAAAAATTTTTGCAAGTTCTCTATGAATTTTTTCCGATTGCTTGCCTAACTCGAAGATATCCCCGAGTACAACGATTTTTAATTTAAAAGTTCTGATCCGTTTAACCAGATCGTAGGCTGCTGCAACAGAAGCCGGACTGGAGTTATAAGTATCGTCGATCAGTACAGCTTTATGAAACTTTTTAACATCGAGGCGGCCGTGAACCGGAGTTAATTTTTCCGCACCCTGCTTAATCAATTTACCAGAAAGTCCGACCTGTTTTGCTATTGCAGCCGCAGCCAGAAAATTCGCGGCATTCGATTGACCGTAAATGGGCAATGTGATTGGTCCGGAAGCTTGGTTAATCTTTATTATAGTGCGGCCGTCGTCTGTATAACCCAACAACTTTCCTTTAAGGTCCGGATTTTTATTGAAACCGTACGTTATCACATTCGGATACTTTTTAATATTCGAGGCGATTATCGGATCATCTGTGTTGGCAAGAATGATTCCGCCTCTTTTGGCAGTTTCGTCGAACAGAGCAGATTTTTCCCTGTAGATCATTTTTTTGTTTTTCAGAAACTCGATGTGTGAATCACCAATATTAGTTATAAGAGAGAGATCGGGCCGTGAAATTTTTGCGGAATAAGGAATCTCGCCAATATGATTCGTTCCCTGTTCCAGAATAAGCATTTCACAATTTTCATCTGCAGATAAGATTGTAATAGGAACACCGATATGGTTGTTATTATTCGCTTCGGTTTTAACAACCTTATATTTTTCGTTAAGAAGAACAGCTGCAATTTCTTTAGTTGTAGTTTTTCCTGTGCTTCCTGTAATTGAAATCACTTTAGCATTCAGTTTGTCTCTCCATAAAGCAGCTAGGTCGCCAAGTGCTTTAACAGTATCTTCAACTGTAATTACAGGAATATTCAACGAACGGAATTTGTTATAATTCTTTTTGTTTATTAATACCGATCCGGCCCCTTTTTCAACTGCTTCCGGTATGAAATTGTGCCCGTCGTATTTTTCACCTTTTATGGCAACAAAGATGGAGCCCCGCAGTTTTTTGCGGGAATCAATTTGAATTGATCTTGCCGGACTGTAATTATCCGGATTATAAATAACCGCCGTCGGCAGATTAAAAATGTCTTCGATTGTAATTTTTATTTTGCCCATTCGTCCAGATATTTTTCTGAAATTTCTTTATCGGAGAAATGTTTCCTTACTCCGTTTATTTCCTGATAATTCTCATGTCCTTTTCCGGCAATCAGAACAACAGCATTATCCTCGCTCTCAAATATTGCTGCACGAATAGCTTCTTCCCTGTTTTCTATTATTCTGTAATTATTATTTTTAATTCCCATCTGTATCTCGTTAATAATGAGATACGGATCTTCAGTTCTGGGATTATCCGAAGTGACATAGACACGGTCGCTCATAGAAGAGGCAATTTCACCCATAAGCGGCCTTTTAGTTCTATCTCTGTCTCCGCCGCAGCCGAATACGGTGTAGACCGGCCGTTCTTTCCTAACGATATGATGAACAGCAAGAAGCGCCTGTTTAAGACTATCCGATGTATGGGAATAATCGATTATCACTTTTTTATTTTTTCTTGATACAATTTCAAATCTGCCCGGCACCTGTTTAGCCGCTTTGATTCCTTCAACGGCTGTGAGAGGATCGATTCCGTCGAGTAGAGCTACCGCAAATGCCGAAGCGGCATTGTATGCATTAAAATGTCCCGCCAGTTTTGTTGATAGATTATATTCCTTCCCCTCATAAGTTATATTGAATGTAGTTCCGTCGAGATCAAATTCAATACTGCCGATTTTGAAATCGGCTTTATCGGAGGTTCCGTAAGAGAATTTTTCAGCTTTGGAATCTTTTATAAGGAGTTTCGATTTAGGATCATCCAGATTATATATCACATAACCATCGGGACCGATCATATCGAAGAGAATTTTTTTTGAATGAAGGTAATGTTCCTCCGTTTTATGGTAATCCATATGATCGGAAGTAATGTTGGTAAAGACTCCCGCATGGAATTTAAGACAATCTGCACGGTGCAGATGCAGCGCATGCGAGGAGACTTCCATTGCACAATGAGTAGAACCGCTTTTGACCATTTCGTTAAGAAGGAAATTAATTTCATGCGACTGTGGTGTTGTAAGTAGTGTCTTTACTTCATTGCTGCCAATGTAATTCGCAATTGTTCCGATGAGACCGGAATTGAATCCGGCATAGTCAAATACACTCTTGATATAGAAAGCTGTGGTTGTTTTTCCCTTAGTACCTGTAATCCCGATCAGTTTTAATTTACGGGAGGGTTCCTTATAAAATTGACTTGCAAACCTGGCCAGCGAGATTCTTGTATCATCAACAACTATTTTAACAGATCCGGAGTGAGCGAAGAGATGATCGGGTACCAGCTCGGGTTTGCTTAGTACAACTGCTGCAGCACCGCGGCTGATTACATCTGGTATGAATTTATGTCCGTCTGTTTTAAATCCATCAATTGCAAAGAAAAGAGTTTTATTGCCGACAGTTCTTGAATCAATAGAGAGGGAGTCAATTTCCTTGAATTCTGCTCTACCCGAGACCTGGATAACCTTAACCTTATTTAACAGTTCAGATAATTTCATCAATTAATTCTGTTATTATTCAATTTACTTACAGGTTCGCATTTAATTAAGCACGTATCGCCGGGTGAAAACGGAGCACCCGGTTCGATGCTCTGTCCAACAACTTTTCCGGCACCCGAAATTTTGTATTCGAGCCCGAGTTCATTCAATTGAGCGATGGCATCCCTTAGTGAACGATTTTTAAGATCAGGCATTGTAGTTCTTGATTCATTAAAAATTCTCCTGGCGGTTGTCCGGTTCTTATTGTTTGCAGAAATGTTGAGATAACTTTTTGATGTGGAAACCGGCGATGTCTTAAGATCAGCAATAAATTTATCGGCAATATTTTTATTCCGCTTAATCAATTTCTTTTCCGGTACAAGAGTCAGATCCGCATCAACTATTTTTCTTGCAACTTCCTTAAATATAGGAGCTGCAACGAGTCCGCCGTACTTACCTACCTGCGGGGCATTAACGAGAATAAGGCACACAATTTTGGGATTATCCGCCGGAAAGAATCCGATAAACGACGAATTATGTTTTTTCCTTGAGTAGGAATTATCAATCAGCAATTGAGCTGTACCCGTTTTACCTCCGACGATAACATCATCCAGTTGAGCCGGTGTTCCAGTTCCATGTTCAACAACACCAACCATTAACTCCCTAATTAAATCCGAAGTTTCTTTCCTAATGACATTTCTGATTTTAACCGGATGTGTTTCTTCCAGAATTTTACCATTCTGATCCGAAACCGATTTCATGACAAACGGCTGATAAAGAGTACCGCCATTAATTAAAGAACTGAAAGCCGCTATCATCTGAAGAGGCGTAACCGAAATTTCATAACCGTATGAAAGAAAGGGTTTCGTAACGGCCGAGAAACTATTCGGTTTTTTAAGAAGTCCCGAAGCTTCTCCCGGAAGATCAATTGAAGTAGGATTGCCGAATCCGAAATCCCTTAAAAATTTATAAAACAAATCATCCGGAATGCGATGTGAAAGTTTTGCCATTCCTACGTTACTCGATTGTTCAAGGATTTCCCGGACAGTTAAACTCGTATGCGGATGTGTGTCGGATATTTTTACTCCCTTGAAATAATACGTACCTTTTTCTGTGTCAATTATCTCGTCTGTCTTTGCCAGTTTCTGTTCAAACAGAATAGACATCGAGATTGATTTCATTGTAGATCCGGGTTCATAAGTATCTGTAAGGAGCCGGTTTCTTCTAACCTGATCCGGGAATATTTCGTAGTTAGCGGGATCAAAGTCCGGTGAATTCGACATAGCAAGGATTTCGCCGGAATCAGGATTCATAATAATACCGACAGCGGATTCGCCTTCATATTTCTCCAATCCTTTAGATAATTCCTCTTCAAGAATCTGCTGATAAGTTTTGTTTATAGTAAGTGTGATATTATTCCCGGCCGAAGGAGAGCGGGATTCGTTTTCATTAACGGAAACAATCCGTCCAAGCACATCTTTTTCAAAAACATAGTATCCGTCGGTACCGATTAGCTTTTCATTATAAACTTTTTCAACACCGTCCACACCGGTCATTTTCTTATCAACATATCCGAGAAGATGCGAAGCAAGGCTTCCGTAAGGATATACTCGTGAAAAATCCTCTTCATAAAACAGACCTTCTATTACAACTTTCTTAAGCTGAAGTGCTTTTTCCATCGGGACTTTTTTTTCGAGGCAGACATTTTTAAAACCGTTTTCGATCAGCGCGAGATAGTGATTTTTGTTTTTTCCGAACAATCCGGAGAAAAGAGATGCAACAGAATCCGCTTTTTGAGAATCGATCATACGGGTATCGACTAAGAAGGAGATATTATCACTTGTATAAGAGAGTACTTCACCGTTTCTGTCGGAAATAGTACCGCGACCGGCTTTAACGGTTTGAGGTTTGTTCTGCTGTCTCCCGGCAATAAGTGAATAGTATTCATTTCCGGAGATCTGAATAACATAAAGCCTTACGCTAAGCGCAATGAAGCCGAAGAGGAGAATAAAAGTAATGATCAGGGCTCTTTTATTAATCATATTTTCCGTTTGTAATTTTCTCTACCTGATTAATCTGTTCTTTTGATACAACTATTGATTCAAGATTTTCAAAAGGCCGCTGCATACCTAGGGAATCAATGGCAAATTTTACAATTCGGTCTTCAGCCGAAAGTTTTTGGATCTCGACAAACAACGATTGAATTCTATTTTTCTTTTCGGCAAGAGACTCATTTTTATTCAGCCGTTCCCTGTTCATATTTTTTATTTCAGTAAGTGAAGCCACATAAACAAAGAGAGCAACCGCAGCGGCGATAATTACCACAATAAAAATTTTCAATGAAGATCCTTTCATATCAAGTCCTGACAGCGGCTCTCAATTTTGCACTTCTTGATCTTTTATTTTCTTTGATTTCGTTTTCGCCTGGAAGAATTGGCTTTGAATTCACAATTCTTAATCTTTTTTCCTTGCCGCAGATGCAAACCGGAGTGCCGGGCGGACAAATGCATTCAAGGCTTTCGTACTTAAATTTTTCTTTAACAATTCTGTCTTCGAGGGAATGATAAGTAAGTACAACTATACTCCCGTTAATATTCAAAAGGTTGACAGCTTTATCTAAAAATATTTTTAATTCATCCAATTCATTATTCACATAGATTCTAAGAGCCTGAAAAACCCTTGATAAAGTTTTTGATTGAAATCTTTCGGGTACAATCTTTTCAATTATTTTTCGCAGTTGAAGCGTAGATTCGAATTTTTGTTTTTCCCTTTCTTCTGAAATGAGTCGGGCAATCTTACGGGCAAGTTTTTCTTCACCGTAATTCCAGATAATTTGTGAAATGAGTTCCTGAGAAAAATTATTCAGGATGTCTGAAGCAGGAGAACCTGCGTTTTTATTCATCCTTAGATCAAGGGGTGCATCTTCTCTAAAAGTAAAGCCCGATTCGATGTTATCGAGCTGATAGGAAGAAACCCCTAGATCTACAAAGATGCCGTCAAATTTTTCAATGAACTCAATTTTTGATATAGTATCGATATCGGAAAAACCTGTATTGTAGATAGCGATGCGTTTGTCGTGCTTGAATTTTTCTTTGCAAAAACCAAACGCTTCAAAATCTTTATCCGTTGCAACAAGTTTCCCTTTTTTGTGAAGCCGACTCAGTATTTCCGAAGAGTGCCCGCCAAAACCTATTGTGCCGTCGAAATAAATTCCTTGAATATTACCAACTAATAAATCAACGCTCTCTTTTAAGAGAACCGGCACATGTTGATTCATTTCGGTTTTTTCTGCATCACCTGTTTAGCGATTTCAGCAAACGGTTTTAAATTTTCCTTTTTATGCGATTCATAAACCGCTGGATTCCAGATTTCGATTTTTTTATTCTGACCAAGGATCAGAACATCCTTGTCGATACCCGCAAACTCAAGAAGGTTTTTAGGAACGAGTAGACGTGCCTGAGAATCGAGTTTATCTTCAGCAGCTAATTCGAGCAACATTCTTTTAAATGCCGACTCATCTGGATCAAAATCATCGAGTTGATTAATTCTAACGAGCACTTCATTTTTCCAGGAATCCTGCGGATAGATATCGATACACTGAACAATGCCCCTTGTAATAATAAATGTATCGTTGGCTTCCTGAGTTACGTATTTACGGAATCGTGCCGGTATGCTGATCCGACCCTTTGAATCGACCGAGTATTTAAAGCTGCCTAAAAACATTCTCCACCACTCTTTGGGAAAATTAAACACTATTACCCACTTGCATGCAAAATAACTGATTTTGTATGGGATTGTCAAGATTTTTTTTCTAAAAAATCCAAAAAGATCAGGATTTTGACATAACGCAACAATGAGGGAGAAAACTGGATTTTAGGAATTTAAAGGCTACCTAAATAAAGTCAACACTGAATTGATAACGAGTATTAGAATTAAAGATCAAGGATAGAATTAGGGAGGATGATTAATCTTGATTTGTGGGAAGTAAAGAATTGAGAGCCACCTATAGGACTCGAACCTACGACCCGCTCATTACGAATGAGCTGCTCTACCAGCTGAGCTAAGGTGGCTTAAGGAAATATTATCTCAATTTCTTTTTGTGACGATTTTTACGCAAACGTTTTTTCCGTTTGTGTGTTGCCATTTTATGGCGTTTTCTTTTTCTGCCGCAAGGCATGTTGTACCTCCATTAGTGTGAATTAATTAATTCCTGCGCCCGTTTACCGACATCGCTATTAGGATTAATGGCGACCGCCTTCTTCCACCAATCAACAGCTTCATCGTGCATACCTGCCGATAAGGAAACGATGCCAATATTCAAGTGAGCAATCTGATGTTTCGGTTGAAATTTGAGTGCGTCTTTCATAAACCTCAGAGCATCATCATATTTTCCAAGTTCATAATAACAGACACCCATATCAACCAGAACGTCAGCATTTTTCGGGTCTATCTTTAGATATTCCTGATATTTTTCTATAGCTCTTGGTTTTAAGCCAGAATCATTCAGAAGGTGAGCAAGTTCAAGTAGTTTCGATTTATCCGGTTTTACTTTTAATTCCTCTTCAA includes these proteins:
- the murC gene encoding UDP-N-acetylmuramate--L-alanine ligase, which codes for MMMQTVKNVHFIGIGGIGMSGIAEILLSQGFTITGSDLNKTEVTDRLESLGIKIYEGHSSENLKEADVVVYSSAVNLDNPEVKAAIERKIPVIKRSEMLAECMRMKYGIGIAGTHGKTTTTSMVGLVLTEAAIDPTIIVGGKLSSLGGTNARLGKGEYIVVEADEFDRTFLKLTPVIAALTTLEKEHLDTYKDLEDIKSAFIEFANKVPFFGFVVLCLDEPALQDIIPLINKKIFTYGLTPQADVRAVDIIHKENSSEYTLVYKGRELGRIKLNIPGLHNVRNSLVAVTIAYEMGVGFNIIQKALGSFAGVYRRFEKKYDNEIMVIDDYGHHPTEINVTLDGIRRGWNRRLVAVFQPHLYSRTRDFYSEFGRSFLNSDVFICTDVYPAREKPIDGISGQLIADTAKKFGHKNVYYEPDKTKIPELLKKIYRKDDIVITLGAGDIWKFGEKFIDLIKTKK
- the murF gene encoding UDP-N-acetylmuramoyl-tripeptide--D-alanyl-D-alanine ligase; the protein is MGKIKITIEDIFNLPTAVIYNPDNYSPARSIQIDSRKKLRGSIFVAIKGEKYDGHNFIPEAVEKGAGSVLINKKNYNKFRSLNIPVITVEDTVKALGDLAALWRDKLNAKVISITGSTGKTTTKEIAAVLLNEKYKVVKTEANNNNHIGVPITILSADENCEMLILEQGTNHIGEIPYSAKISRPDLSLITNIGDSHIEFLKNKKMIYREKSALFDETAKRGGIILANTDDPIIASNIKKYPNVITYGFNKNPDLKGKLLGYTDDGRTIIKINQASGPITLPIYGQSNAANFLAAAAIAKQVGLSGKLIKQGAEKLTPVHGRLDVKKFHKAVLIDDTYNSSPASVAAAYDLVKRIRTFKLKIVVLGDIFELGKQSEKIHRELAKIFTYDKQLFVLTVGKAMGSLTDQLRKRNIKSIHFHLREALSLYLKYEEIENSVILVKGSRGMKMEEFVNILEKRFE
- the mraY gene encoding phospho-N-acetylmuramoyl-pentapeptide-transferase; translation: MFYYLFDYINEKFNPPGFDLFRFLTFRSALAAITALILSFYIGPRIIAKLKARQVDQPIREEGPATHKKKAGTPTMGGLIILFSVVLPVLLWSDIKSIFILLVLFATVVLGIVGFLDDYLKVVKKLPQGLIARYKLIGQIFVGLIVGLAVYYLPEFSNYNTQTTLPFFKNLNWDFSYLYIPWVIFIITATSNAVNLTDGLDGLAIGTMIIVMLALAIISYMTGNVIYADYLNIFYISGSGELTVFIAALIGAGLGFLWFNFYPAQIFMGDTGSLALGGAFGVIMIVIKKDLLIPILGGIYFAETLSVIIQRLYFKFTKRKYGEGRRVFKMAPIHHHFEKLDWAEPKIVVRFYIITIILTIISLASFKIR
- the murD gene encoding UDP-N-acetylmuramoyl-L-alanine--D-glutamate ligase, yielding MEIKGKKISIIGAVRSGIGAARLSKKLGAVPFVSDSGSEEKLKTSIALFESEGIDFELGGHSERVYECDLIITSPGVPTDSVVLKNAAARKIKIISEVEFASWFCKGGIIAITGTNGKTTTTALMNHTLNECGIKSYSAGNIGNAFSDIVLDVKEDQFVALETSSFQLDFTEKFKPFFSIILNITPDHMDRYENKLEKYIASKIKITAYQDESNFFLFNADDINTSRTMQNRRVQKLSFSLTKEVPAGAFVRNGKMFFAWFGALEEVCPVTDLFIKGEHNVANALAVLAVAKTLNLPNLKIRGAFQSFHGVEHRIEFVRELNGVEYYNDSKATNVDSVVVALKSFEKPIYLILGGKDKGNDYSQIESLISRHVKKIYAIGVSAEKVKSFFESIVETEIKNSLEECVESAMLQALPGSVVLLSPACASFDMFTDYEHRGRVFKKAVNNL
- the murG gene encoding undecaprenyldiphospho-muramoylpentapeptide beta-N-acetylglucosaminyltransferase: MSGTTIYRFLFAGGGTGGHLYPALAVAQQIKLMKPEAEILFVGTADKIESRVVPEYGFNFKSIWISGFSRKLTFANILFPLKLFVSMVQSLLIAMKFKPRVAIGSGAYVSGPAVWGASVLGSKIVLLEQNSYPGVTNRLLEKKADEIHITFEESKKYFRDQQKLKLTGNPVRLNLNLIPKSDALKKFALTTDKKTVLIIGGSGGARDINEAVALSVTKLISKNIQLIWQTGPFYYEQYKKFEGVNVRVMRFIDDMSAAYSACDLLIARAGATTITEVSFLGIPVIFVPSSHVAADHQTKNARAISDASAAIMIEDKNLKSDLFPVIVELISDEMKLNSLRENIKAFAKPDAVKIIAGSIIKMAESL
- a CDS encoding putative peptidoglycan glycosyltransferase FtsW, encoding MKGLLKIFILLVVAFMLLGAIMVFTASGTYSISKFNNIYFLFKSHLWKVIAAGFLFWVFAQIPYDNYRKYSKYLLIGVIALLVFTFLFAPKVKGAARWIDLGFIQFQPSEAAKLILIMHLAVMIEKFDQKISEFKGGFVFPLIWIIVVSGLILIQPNVSTSLIIAATGFTLLYIGGARFKHIGFTFLSVFGIASIGIMIFKHSRERVLTYINSLSSGGDINIQVTQAKIALGSGGWFGLGLGHSRQSDLFLPESYGDFIFSILGEEMGFVGTVAVLFFYLVLFIICLIIAKKSQDQFGQLLVFGLGFNIILSAFINAGVVTGILPTTGITLPFISFGGTSIILFAVSTGIIVNVARQSMATEELRIAQVG